The following proteins are encoded in a genomic region of Gossypium hirsutum isolate 1008001.06 chromosome D05, Gossypium_hirsutum_v2.1, whole genome shotgun sequence:
- the LOC107902472 gene encoding uncharacterized protein isoform X3: MDNPLSQNPDSTWSQYFRNAELEKMVNQDLSRLYPEHESYFHTPGCQGMLRRILLLWCLRHPDCGYRQGMHELLAPLLYVLHVDVERLLEVRKLYEDLFIDKFDGFSFEENGVAYNFDFKKFADSVEDEIESQGNSKQVMSLYELDPELQAVVLLSDAYGAEGELGIVLSEKFMEHDAYC; the protein is encoded by the exons ATGGATAATCCACTTTCACAAAACCCAG ACAGCACCTGGAGTCAATACTTTCGGAATGCTGAGCTGGAGAAAATGGTTAACCAGGATTTATCACGATTATATCCGGAGCATGAAAGCTACTTCCATACTCCTGGATGCCAGGGTATGTTGAGGCGCATACTATTGCTGTGGTGTCTTCGACACCCGGACTGTGGTTACAGACAAG GAATGCATGAACTCTTGGCTCCTCTTTTGTATGTTCTTCATGTTGATGTCGAGCGACTGTTGGAAGTGCGGAAGCTATATGAAGACCTCTTCATTGACAAATTCGATGGATTTTCATTTGAAGAAAATGGTGTCGCTTACAATTTTGATTTTAAGAAGTTCGCAGATTCCGTGGAAGATGAGATTGAATCTCAGGGCAATTCAAAGCAAGTTATGAGTCTTTATGAGCTTGATCCTGAGTTACAAGCGGTTGTATTGCTAAGTGATGCTTACGGAGCTGAAGGTGAACTCGGTATTGTCTTGTCTGAGAAATTTATGGAACATGATGCCTACT GTTGA
- the LOC107902472 gene encoding probable protein arginine N-methyltransferase 1 isoform X2, with the protein MLTELKVDDGVVLPDEASLYLTAIEDAEYKDDKIEFWNNVYGFDMSCIKKQAMMEPLVDTVDQKQIVTNCHLLKTMDISKMVLGDASFTAPFKLIAERDDYIHAFVAYFDVSFTKCHKLMGFSTGTRSRATHWKQTVLYLEDVLTICEGETIIGSMTVAPNKKNPRDVDIMVKYSLSGRRCVVSRVQFYKMR; encoded by the exons ATGCTTACGGAGCTGAAG GTTGATGATGGAGTTGTGCTACCAGATGAAGCTTCTCTTTACTTGACAGCAATTGAGGATGCCGAGTACAAAGACGACAAGATCGAAT TTTGGAATAATGTTTATGGCTTTGACATGAGTTGTATAAAAAAGCAAGCTATGATGGAACCTCTTGTTGACACGGTTGACCAGAaacaaattgtaacaaattgcCACCTTCTCAAG ACAATGGATATTTCTAAGATGGTTCTTGGGGATGCTTCTTTCACTGCACCTTTCAAGCTTATTGCAGAGCGTGATGATTACATCCATGCTTTCGTTGCATATTTTGATGTTTCGTTTACCAAATGCCACAAATTGATGGGTTTCTCTACAG GAACAAGATCGCGAGCTACCCATTGGAAGCAAACAGTCCTATATCTAGAGGATGTGTTAACCATCTGTGAAGGGGAGACAATAATTGGGAGCATGACTGTTGCACCAAACAAGAAGAATCCCCGAGACGTTGATATAATGGTTAAATATTCATTGAGCGGACGACGTTGTGTGGTTTCGAGAGTTCAATTCTATAAGATGCGCTGA
- the LOC107904219 gene encoding serine carboxypeptidase-like precursor, with protein MAKPQLLFLFSFSLLCLISFSAADSSITADLRLTDSSFPSVHAKKLIRELNLFPKGEVNVVDEHRVSLPEGPKLVEKRFKFPTLEVPGGVSFEDLGHHAGYYKLPNSHDARMFYFFFESRNSKKDPVVIWLTGGPGCSSELALFYENGPFTIADNMSLVWNEYGWDKASNLLYVDQPIGTGFSYSSDQRDIRHNEDEVSNDLYDFLQAFFAEHPEFAKNDFFITGESYAGHYIPAFAARVHRGNKAKEGIHINLKGFAIGNGLTDPAIQYKAYTDYALDMGVIKKSDHDRINKLVPVCEMAIKLCGTDGTISCMASYFVCNNIFNGIMALAGDTNYYDVRKKCEGSLCYDFSNMESFLNKKSVRDALGVGNIDFVSCSPTVYQAMLVDWMRNLEVGIPVLLEDGIKLLVYAGEYDLICNWLGNSRWVHAMEWSGQKEFVASPEVPFIVDGAEAGVLKTHGALGFLKVHDAGHMVPMDQPKAALEMLKRWTKGTLSDASDSEKLVAEM; from the exons ATGGCGAAACCCcaacttttatttctattttcctTTTCCCTTCTCTGTCTCATTTCTTTTTCCGCCGCCGATTCCTCCATCACAGCCGACTTACGTCTCACCGATTCCAGTTTCCCGTCGGTTCATGCGAAGAAGCTGATTAGGGAGTTGAATTTGTTTCCTAAAGGGGAAGTCAATGTCGTTGACGAACACCGGGTTTCGTTGCCGGAGGGTCCCAAACTGGTGGAGAAGCGGTTCAAGTTCCCAACTTTGGAAGTGCCCGGTGGAGTTTCCTTTGAGGATTTGGGTCACCATGCTGGGTATTACAAGCTTCCTAATTCTCATGATGCCag AATGTTCTACTTCTTCTTCGAATCACGCAATAGCAAAAAGGACCCTGTTGTAATCTGGTTGACTGGAGGGCCAGGTTGTAGCAGTGAATTGGCTTTGTTTTATGAAAATGGCCCTTTCACCATTGCTGATAACATGTCTCTTGTTTGGAATGAATATGGTTGGGACAAG GCTTCTAACCTTCTGTATGTGGACCAACCTATTGGTACTGGCTTTAGTTACAGTTCAGACCAAAGGGACATTCGTCATAATGAAGATGAAGTTAGCAATGACCTATATGATTTCTTGCAG GCATTCTTTGCGGAGCACCCTGAGTTTGCAAAGAATGACTTTTTTATAACTGGAGAATCATATGCTGGGCATTACATTCCAGCTTTTGCTGCTCGAGTCCACCGAGGAAACAAAGCCAAGGAGGGAATTCATATAAATCTTAAG GGATTTGCTATTGGTAATGGCCTGACTGACCCTGCAATCCAGTATAAAGCTTACACAGATTATGCTTTAGATATGGGGGTAATTAAGAAGTCTGACCATGATCGTATCAACAAGCTGGTCCCAGTTTGTGAAATGGCAATAAAGCTTTGCG GCACTGATGGAACAATCTCTTGCATGGCTTCATATTTTGTCTGCAATAACATATTCAATGGCATCATGGCACTTGCTGGCGATACAAAT TACTATGACGTTAGAAAGAAATGTGAAGGGAGCCTTTGCTATGACTTCTCAAACATGGAGTCATTTCTGAACAAGAAATCTGTTAGGGATGCCCTTGGTGTTGGGAATATAGATTTCGTGTCCTGCAGCCCTACTGTGTATCAGGCCATGCTGGTTGACTGGATGAGGAATCTCGAAGTTGGCATTCCTGTTCTCCTCGAGGACGGAATCAAGCTTCTCGTGTATGCTGGGGAATATGATCTCATCTGCAACTGGCTTG GCAATTCAAGATGGGTTCATGCAATGGAATGGTCTGGTCAGAAGGAGTTTGTAGCATCTCCTGAGGTTCCTTTCATAGTAGATGGTGCAGAAGCCGGAGTCTTGAAAACTCATGGAGCTCTTGGTTTCCTTAAG GTTCATGATGCGGGTCATATGGTTCCTATGGACCAGCCCAAGGCAGCATTGGAGATGCTGAAAAGGTGGACCAAGGGTACACTATCTGACGCCAGTGATTCAGAGAAACTGGTTGCCGAGATGTGA
- the LOC107902472 gene encoding probable protein arginine N-methyltransferase 1 isoform X1: MLTELKVNSVDDGVVLPDEASLYLTAIEDAEYKDDKIEFWNNVYGFDMSCIKKQAMMEPLVDTVDQKQIVTNCHLLKTMDISKMVLGDASFTAPFKLIAERDDYIHAFVAYFDVSFTKCHKLMGFSTGTRSRATHWKQTVLYLEDVLTICEGETIIGSMTVAPNKKNPRDVDIMVKYSLSGRRCVVSRVQFYKMR, translated from the exons ATGCTTACGGAGCTGAAGGTGAACTCG GTTGATGATGGAGTTGTGCTACCAGATGAAGCTTCTCTTTACTTGACAGCAATTGAGGATGCCGAGTACAAAGACGACAAGATCGAAT TTTGGAATAATGTTTATGGCTTTGACATGAGTTGTATAAAAAAGCAAGCTATGATGGAACCTCTTGTTGACACGGTTGACCAGAaacaaattgtaacaaattgcCACCTTCTCAAG ACAATGGATATTTCTAAGATGGTTCTTGGGGATGCTTCTTTCACTGCACCTTTCAAGCTTATTGCAGAGCGTGATGATTACATCCATGCTTTCGTTGCATATTTTGATGTTTCGTTTACCAAATGCCACAAATTGATGGGTTTCTCTACAG GAACAAGATCGCGAGCTACCCATTGGAAGCAAACAGTCCTATATCTAGAGGATGTGTTAACCATCTGTGAAGGGGAGACAATAATTGGGAGCATGACTGTTGCACCAAACAAGAAGAATCCCCGAGACGTTGATATAATGGTTAAATATTCATTGAGCGGACGACGTTGTGTGGTTTCGAGAGTTCAATTCTATAAGATGCGCTGA